Proteins from a single region of Candidatus Auribacterota bacterium:
- a CDS encoding prepilin-type N-terminal cleavage/methylation domain-containing protein produces the protein MRQKKGFTLIEVLFASSCSIIVAGGVLGLFITLSRLFSDGSTQMRLTSEARYGMERIAADVRGAELLSVQPTGDQINLTIPVTNLRADIASSDTAIPVDSTGPLPSSGVIYIGGEAILYGGVTGRGLPNPEISSCTRAYNATTAAPHKDNEVVYVKPIYYLNGGRVCLNTNGTPNPATDGVLLRNVEKISGTNLFQQIPVGSSSYKTDRVQLVFRCFQDRDGDHLRDPNEPGLDFSMELFPRNK, from the coding sequence ATGAGACAGAAAAAGGGATTTACCCTGATAGAGGTTCTCTTCGCCTCTTCATGCTCGATCATCGTCGCGGGAGGAGTGCTGGGGCTATTCATCACGCTCTCTCGCCTCTTTAGCGATGGTTCAACCCAGATGCGCCTGACATCCGAGGCGCGCTACGGGATGGAACGTATCGCCGCCGATGTGAGGGGCGCCGAGCTGCTCTCCGTGCAACCAACGGGTGATCAGATCAATCTCACTATCCCGGTCACCAATCTCCGTGCGGATATCGCCAGTTCGGATACTGCTATCCCCGTGGACTCGACGGGCCCTTTACCCTCATCGGGGGTAATCTATATCGGTGGCGAAGCGATACTCTACGGCGGTGTCACGGGCAGGGGACTGCCGAATCCAGAGATCTCTTCGTGCACGCGCGCCTACAACGCGACCACCGCTGCGCCTCACAAGGATAATGAAGTCGTGTACGTGAAACCAATTTACTACCTGAATGGCGGCAGGGTGTGCCTGAACACAAACGGCACCCCGAACCCCGCCACCGATGGAGTCCTTCTCAGGAACGTGGAGAAGATCAGCGGCACAAACCTGTTCCAGCAGATACCGGTGGGGAGTTCATCATATAAAACAGACCGCGTCCAGCTCGTCTTCCGCTGCTTTCAGGACAGAGACGGAGATCACCTGAGAGACCCTAACGAGCCGGGGCTCGATTTCAGCATGGAACTATTTCCGAGGAACAAATGA
- a CDS encoding prepilin-type N-terminal cleavage/methylation domain-containing protein, with the protein MSAHRLEKRRCRRPEHGLTIVEVLVSIAVFGICIPVLLGAMLFCYSTTKINAHKMTALTLAQKKIENLMNLKFASLSTTAHAYDENNVPLDSAGSLRGNVAAVVTSDGSQRKKITVAVKWNECRRNLNVALDTLVSDNIVTKP; encoded by the coding sequence ATGAGCGCGCATAGATTAGAGAAGCGAAGATGCCGGAGGCCAGAGCACGGCCTCACGATAGTCGAAGTCCTTGTGAGTATCGCCGTATTCGGCATTTGTATACCGGTCCTCCTCGGGGCGATGCTGTTCTGCTACAGCACCACCAAAATCAATGCGCATAAAATGACCGCGCTCACCCTCGCGCAGAAGAAGATAGAAAATCTGATGAATCTTAAATTCGCGAGCTTATCGACGACGGCCCATGCGTACGATGAGAATAATGTGCCGTTGGATTCGGCGGGGTCCCTCAGGGGGAATGTTGCCGCCGTGGTCACCTCTGATGGGAGCCAGCGGAAGAAAATTACGGTTGCCGTGAAATGGAACGAGTGCAGGCGCAATCTCAACGTGGCACTCGACACGCTCGTGAGTGACAATATTGTCACCAAACCATGA